The Williamwhitmania taraxaci DNA window TCATTAGATTTTCGTCGTCGAAAAGATAGGCAGCCAACGCTCTGGCGAGTTCCGTTTTCCCAACACCAGTTGTACCCAAAAATATAAACGAACCAATGGGACGCTTGGGGTCTTGAAGTCCAGCCCTGCTCCTGCGCACGGCATCAGCAACAGCTGCAATGGCCTCGTCTTGCCCCACAACCCTCTGATGCAACTCCGCTTCCAGAGTAAGCAACTTCTCCCGTTCACTTTGCAGCATACGGCTCACGGGGATACCCGTCCACCGGCTCACTACATCGGCAATATCGCCAGCATCGACCTCCTCCTTTATTAAGGATTCATCTGCCTGCATTATTCTTAACTCTGTTTTTTGAGTTTCAATATCGGCCTGCGCCTCCTTGATCTTGCCATACCGAAGTTCCGCAACTCTTCCATAATCGCCTCTACGATCGGCCTCCTCGGCTTCCTGTTTGTAGCTTTCAATGGCTTGTTTATTCTTCTGGATTCGATCCACAACTGCCTTTTCAGCCTGCCACTTAGCTCTAAGTCGATTGCGATTCTCGTTTAGGTTTGCCAACTCCTCATCCAACTCTTTTTGCTTGGATTTATCTCCCTCCCGCTTTATGGCTTCGCGTTCAATCTCCAGCTGCTTAATCTTCCGCTCCAATTCATCTATTGATTCCGGCACAGAGTTCATCTCCATCCTCAACTTAGATGAAGCCTCATCTATTAGGTCGATGGCCTTATCGGGAAGGAAGCGTTCAGTTATATACCGCTGCGAAAGATCTACTGCCGCAATAATAGCCTCATCCATGATACGAATCTTATGGTAGTTTTCGTAGCGTTCCTTCAACCCGCGTAAAATTGAAATAGCACTTAAATTATCCGGCTCATCCACCATAACCATTTGAAAACGGCGCTCGAGAGCCTTGTCTTTTTCGAAATATTTTTGATACTCGTCGAGGGTAGTCGCTCCAATGGCCCGTAGGTCGCCTCGAGCCAATGCAGGCTTTAAAATATTGGCAGCATCCATCGCTCCATCACTACGTCCAGCCCCCACAAGCGTATGAATTTCATCAATAAACAGGACAACTTCTCCGGCTGAGTCGACAACCTCCTTTACAACTGATTTAAGTCGCTCTTCGAACTCACCCTTATACTTCGCTCCAGCAATCAAGGCCCCCATATCGAGTGAATACACCTGCTTGTTTTTCAAGTTCTCAGGAACATCTCCGCTCACTATTCGATGAGCCAGCCCCTCGGCAATGGCTGTTTTTCCAACACCAGGTTCCCCCACCAAGATTGGATTATTCTTTGTTCTGCGGGAAAGAATCTGAAGAACTCTGCGGATCTCCTCATCGCGACCAATTACTGGATCCAGTTTCCCTTGTCTAGCCCGCTCATTTAGGTTTATGGCAAATCGATTAAGCGAATCAAATGTTTGCTCGGCATTCTGGTTCGTAACCTTTGATCCTTTCCGCAGTTCCGCAATGGCCTTTATCAGATCCTTCTCAACAACGCCGGCATCGCGAAGCATCTGCGAAACTTGATCGGCAGCTTGCAGTAGACCTATCAGAAGATGTTCAACCGAAACAAATTGGTCGCCCATCGACTTGGAACTTTCAAGTGCCTTTTGCAATGCACGATTAGCACCAGAAGAAAGATATGATTCACCTCCCGAAACCGTTGGGAAAGAATCTACCACTC harbors:
- the clpB gene encoding ATP-dependent chaperone ClpB is translated as MNLNNYTIKAQEAIQHAFEIAEGLSHQSIETSHLLKGVLADNEGVSGFLLKKLGVNLTLLDTVLSRVVDSFPTVSGGESYLSSGANRALQKALESSKSMGDQFVSVEHLLIGLLQAADQVSQMLRDAGVVEKDLIKAIAELRKGSKVTNQNAEQTFDSLNRFAINLNERARQGKLDPVIGRDEEIRRVLQILSRRTKNNPILVGEPGVGKTAIAEGLAHRIVSGDVPENLKNKQVYSLDMGALIAGAKYKGEFEERLKSVVKEVVDSAGEVVLFIDEIHTLVGAGRSDGAMDAANILKPALARGDLRAIGATTLDEYQKYFEKDKALERRFQMVMVDEPDNLSAISILRGLKERYENYHKIRIMDEAIIAAVDLSQRYITERFLPDKAIDLIDEASSKLRMEMNSVPESIDELERKIKQLEIEREAIKREGDKSKQKELDEELANLNENRNRLRAKWQAEKAVVDRIQKNKQAIESYKQEAEEADRRGDYGRVAELRYGKIKEAQADIETQKTELRIMQADESLIKEEVDAGDIADVVSRWTGIPVSRMLQSEREKLLTLEAELHQRVVGQDEAIAAVADAVRRSRAGLQDPKRPIGSFIFLGTTGVGKTELARALAAYLFDDENLMTRIDMSEYQERHSVSRLIGAPPGYIGYEEGGQLTEAVRRKPYSVVLLDEIEKAHPDVFNILLQVLDEGRLTDNKGRTVNFKNTIVIMTSNVGSSIIQQGLESIKPNDEDGVEKIKQEVFGLLRQTVRPEFLNRIDEIIMFRPLTLAQIEQVVVMQFHSIQKMLEVNKVRLTLDSKAAHWIAIQGFDPSLGARPIKRVLQRLVVNELSKQILAGKLAGGTEIKVSLAKGGDSLVFESV